One stretch of Plasmodium vivax chromosome 8, whole genome shotgun sequence DNA includes these proteins:
- a CDS encoding hypothetical protein, conserved (encoded by transcript PVX_094500A): MEKTMEEQCGTNLMKEDGKRKQVSDEELSMSAQRLLERNTLKLEELIESSYTNCIKKSDRDHFRQYAPRVMCGNPCEHFPSTPLSDFQSPQLFEKLPLDTLFFIFYYQPGTYQQHLAAKELKKKSWKYHKKYTTWFLPCDNNTRMLNDKTEQGTYLSFDYESTWSKQLKEEFSFEHMYLEDEITA, from the exons ATGGAAAAAACGATGGAAGAACAATGCGGGACCAATTTGATGAAGGAAGATGGAAAGAGAAAACAAGTCAGCGATGAGGAGTTGTCTATGTCGGCCCAGAGGCTACTCGAGCGGAACA cGCTTAAACTTGAGGAACTCATCGAGAGCAGCTACACAAATTGTATAAAGAAAAGTGATAGAGATCATTTCCGCCAGTACGCCCCCCGGGTAATGTGTGGCAACCCGTGCGAGCATTTCCCGTCAACTCCCCTTTCCGACTTTCAAAG CCCTCAGCTTTTCGAAAAACTTCCCCTGGACAcgctattttttatattctacTACCAACCG GGAACCTACCAGCAACACCTAGCCGCGAAGGAGCTGAAGAAAAAGTCCTGGAAATACCACAAGAAATACACAACTTGGTTTCTTCCGTGCGATAACAACACGCGCATGCTGAATGACAAAACGGAGCAAGGGACCTACCTGTCCTTTGACTACGAGTCGA ccTGGTCCAAACAACTGAAGGAGGAGTTCTCGTTTGAGCACATGTACCTGGAAGACGAAATAACGGCGTAG